The following nucleotide sequence is from Populus trichocarpa isolate Nisqually-1 chromosome 11, P.trichocarpa_v4.1, whole genome shotgun sequence.
tctAAATTGATCAAAGCATGAGAGGACATCATTTGAAATATTTAGTACTGATCACAGAGGCAAGTGTTTTATAAGCTTGTTAAGTAATCCACTCACTAACTTCTATTATTGATGCTAAGCACATGAAATGTCCATGATCAACCTTTCAAGGAAACAGTGTTTTCATTCAATAATGAGAGAAAATTACCATTTGGTTTCAGATGTACACCCCATTCGTTTCTCTCAGAAacagtgtttttattcaatcaaatacaatatgatttggTCCACAAAGATGTGCATCACACCATCACCATTCCAATTGAGAAATGTTTCAGTGACAGGCACTTGCAGGACATTGCAGGATGTGGTTTGATGTTCTAGGAAGAAAAGGATGAATTCGACTGAAGTAAAGCCTACAATCTCAATCAATTTGAGATAGCTACATGGATCAATTTCGTCCatttacttggaagaaaaggATACATTTAATGAAAATACCAGGACCAAAAAAGTCAACCAGAACTTGTTGGAATTATAAGCATGTAAGCGGTGATACGAAATCTCAAAGATctccaaatcaaacaaaaaagattatTCAATGATAAACTTTTCATAGCGATTTGGGGGCATGAGAATCTAAGGGTTGTGATAACCGAGTGCCATTGGATGGAAGTTTCTGAGTTCAGGATTCTAATCTAGCCAATATTGAGAGTAAAAAAAAGAGTGACTATTGGGATGACAAAAAAGGACAACgaatacaaattgaaaaaagagaggaaagcaaatgcaaagttaattaaaagataaaacaagaaattgaGAAGTGGAAAGAGAGTAAGCAGGCAATCAAACAAGGAGATTCAAGTTATAATGAACGCATATGTTGGAGAGGATCTGATGTCTAATTCCAGAAACTCGAgtaatcaaaattttcttgtaTCGCCAGATTGTCAAGTATTGTCACTGAAAACAAACCtagctcaaaaaaataataggaccaaggtaatttaatcaattcaattagAAACAAGCGGCTTATATCCAGATACTAGTAGACTTATTCTATGCATAAATGGAATAACTAGATCAAGGAAAAAAAGCAGAAACAATGgatacatacacacacacagagtGAGAGAGCAGACATCAGTGTCACCTTTCTAAAATTTGATATGGATCGACAACAAGTTCAAGTTTTCCATCAATCCACAAAGAAAAGCGGGCATTTGGAAACATTCTATGCGATAGAAGCTTTGGGACCTGCCATGGACAAAACCAGGTTTACTATGTATGCTAAAGTACAATCTAGTGTAACGTAGATGTTAGAGAACCATGAGTCTGCTGctgatttggaaaaaaaaaaaaaaactggttcaCGTTTTATCTATTGGTGGTAGCAGGGAAGCGGGTATGGGAGTTGGAAGGAGTAATTGATCATTGTTGCATAAGACTTTTCGGTTCTGGAAGTGAtggaaaaaatcaagttcattCAGCCATATGCATCTTCCTTCCATTCATGATATGGATCATAAAGAAGCCAAAGGAAATCAAATAATTAGAGCTACAGTGTCATCGATGACCAAACAGACAACCATTAAGCCAAATTTGCACCCAGAAGTCCAAAACAAAAGGTGCTGAATGAAGTTTACGGCAAGTACCTTCCCATTGCGCCTTCCATCTGTGTAAGGAAGATTATGGACAACAACAATTCTCCATATACCAACTTTCCTGCTGTCATTAAGACCACTGTTATTCTTCAAATAAGCCTCTGTttcttcatcaacaaacatGAAGAAGCAGATAGTGTTCTTGGAGTATTCACTAATATTACGTGGCTGTTGTATGTCATCAAAAGCTCCtgagaggaaagaaaaggagatcaTTTAATAACAAGCCATCAAATCAACAGATGAAAGATAAGTTGGGATCCCATTACACGGAGAAATACCAAATATTGCTGAGGCAACGACAACACCATGGCACTGCTCCATCGCATCCAGGTCAATTTTGTCCATGTCAAATCCTGTATTCTGGCCAGGTCTTTTCCCTTGGACAAATCTGATCAGTGCACATATGTGTCAAAAATATGCAGAGTGAAAAGTTACAAGTTGGCAACAGTAAGAGAAACTGGTCCAATAACTAGTCACTAGAATGATTATGCTACAAATATAGGGTTGGCTGAAATTTCAAAGGAACAACCTTCAATATTCATAAATACATAAAAGATCTTTGGAGAGAGAGCTTACCCACAATGCACTCTCATTGACTCTCTAATATCATAAGAGTCACTTCTCTGCTTTAAAGTAGGATATCCACCGAAATCAGAGCCTCCAAACTCTCCTTCTCTACTAAGAGGATCCTCCTGGATATATGTCAAATTCTTAATTACTGGAGAAAACGAGGGGACCTTCGGCATTAAGGCAATGGCTTCTTCCACAGGTAGGTAACATACAGGACATGCTGAAACATAAATGATAGAGAAATCTCAGGAACATGAGAGTGAAATCTCATTACTTACTTATCATATGTCCTAGCACCTCAACATCCCTGTCACCTTAGAATGTTTACAAACTAGGACCATGGTGATGCCTACAACTAATGACTGTTAAACctaaaaaggaaagcaaaatcTAGTAGTCAAAACAGTTGGGGGGAGGCAAGGAACTTACGCCGTGGTCcagttctttttttatctgctGGTGGGGGAGGTAAAGTGAAACGATTACATGGGTGCCCTGGTGGAAGGGTATATCCCAAAAAATATGCAGGAGGATGAAGCAAACTAATATTCGAAAATattccttgaaaaaaagaagtcttGTTCTCAATCCTGCTTAAGGACGATGTGTCACTGAGACTTATAGTCGGGGGACGGCCACCTTCTTGTGCATCTTCACCTGCAAACAAAGCAAAATGAAGACGTTATTTCCACAGTTGCAATCGAACTCCAAAAAGACCACCACACTGATAACTCTAGCAAAGGTTCAAATGCAGTCAAGACTAATCCAAGAAGGCTCGAGAAGTGAATAGAagagaatattttcaaaatttagtacaaaataaacatcaatCAGTGGGACCAATTATCCATGAGAATACAAATCTCCCAGCTCATGTAATAAGAGCAAAGCACGAACTAGCTGAAACACACTTTCTCCAATTCAAACAATCAACTGAAAGAAAGGCAAGAACTACATAACAGCCATAAGCACCGATTCAACACAGCATCAGTGATGAATTTGAGCATTATTCTAAACTAAGAAACAAACTTAATCACCACTAAAATCCCATATCCTATGATTGAACACATCAATATCTAAGCAATAACAACATatagataaattgaaaaataaaacatacctTTTCCTACATACAAAACCCAGACAAAAACCGCGGCAGAGATGACGCAAAGGAACAGCATGCCAACCTTTTTCCTACCAGCAAACTTGAAGATCCAATGGAAGAGACTCTCTTTCTCCTTGAACATCTTTGCAGGCTTAGTACGGCCATTTGTTTGCATAGGAAAGGGGGCACTACTAAGAACACCATTACCATTATGTTGCTGTTGTTGTAGTTGCTTGTCCAATGAACCATAACTACTAGAACGGATCCCCAATGACCCTCCAGTCATTGTCTCTCCTTAAACCTCACACAAAACAACACCCCTCTCATCTCATCTCAGAAACCCTTTTGCCCACGTGAGAATCAAATACTATCATGAATTCATCAACATATAATGCATTAATGaggaaaacaatcaaaaccCACTTCACCAAATTGGCCAAAGAtaagattttttcttaaacaaactATCTAATCACGCTCTAAATTCAACAAATAAAGCAAAATAGTTAAGATCACTTCACCAAATTGTCCCTAAACTCTTGGGGTACCTTCAAAATTTTCACTCTCCGTATCCAAAATACACTTACAAATCCCAAAactgaaatgaaaacaacacGAATAGACAGCGATTACAAAGAGGCAGAAAGTATAAATCTTTTTTGCATCTATGAATAAACAGATCAAAGAAACtgtgtaacaaaaaaaatgaattttgaagaaaaaggaataagaaaagaaagggatttTTATTGGATCTTGAAGAGAATAAATCTAGGATTTGTGATTGGATGAAAATggtttttgagcaaaaatctaaattgatgAAATCGAGGTTCgtttccttttttgtatttcaaatcaaatccgGGATTTGTGTTTTATGAGTGCATGGTtatgttttttggtttctttttcgCTTAATTTGAGGTTATTACAGAAACTGAGAAATTCagtgtttatatttatattagcaTTTACTTGGCAAAAGacagataaaatcaaataatgctTAGAATTATGGCATGAAAAcaaggaaataataattttgataggCTAACggacggttttttttttagcgtcgctgtgttcttttttttaaaaaaaattattttaatatattaatattaaaaataaatttaaaaaacgagaagaaacaaaacaacaaacatTATCTAAATCTCTG
It contains:
- the LOC18103028 gene encoding probable hexosyltransferase MUCI70: MTGGSLGIRSSSYGSLDKQLQQQQHNGNGVLSSAPFPMQTNGRTKPAKMFKEKESLFHWIFKFAGRKKVGMLFLCVISAAVFVWVLYVGKGEDAQEGGRPPTISLSDTSSLSRIENKTSFFQGIFSNISLLHPPAYFLGYTLPPGHPCNRFTLPPPPADKKRTGPRPCPVCYLPVEEAIALMPKVPSFSPVIKNLTYIQEDPLSREGEFGGSDFGGYPTLKQRSDSYDIRESMRVHCGFVQGKRPGQNTGFDMDKIDLDAMEQCHGVVVASAIFGAFDDIQQPRNISEYSKNTICFFMFVDEETEAYLKNNSGLNDSRKVGIWRIVVVHNLPYTDGRRNGKVPKLLSHRMFPNARFSLWIDGKLELVVDPYQILERFLWRENATFAISRHYRRFDVFIEAEANKAAGKYENASIDFQVEFYKKEGLTPYSEAKFPIISDVPEGCVVIREHVPISNLFTCLWFNEVDRFTSRDQISFSTVRDKIHEKTNWTVNMFLDCQRRNFVVQKYHRDVLEQMAHRPPVYPPSPPLLLAPPPPPPPLLVDEPPLQTTLDTSTEKVIGAPVRRAPARRGRRSGSSRHRKVAAGGKETDAS